In Polyodon spathula isolate WHYD16114869_AA chromosome 11, ASM1765450v1, whole genome shotgun sequence, one genomic interval encodes:
- the LOC121323313 gene encoding serine/threonine-protein phosphatase 2A regulatory subunit B'' subunit alpha-like isoform X2: MMIKEASLRRDPDLRGELAFLARGCDFVLPSRFKKRLKSFQQAQVQIKQEKKPGTPPPAPAVSAPSPRTPTPPPVNKVVITAPISINIPRFYFPKGLPNPTANLDETIAKIEVAFAELEEEKADIYEMGKIAKACNCPLYWKALMFNAAGGERTGFVSVHAFIAMWRKLLHSCYDDASKFVYLLVRPGCTYLEQEDFIPLLQDIVDTHPGLTFLKDAPEFHSRYITTVIQRIFYTVNRSWSGKITMNELRRSNFLQTLALLEEEDDINQITDYFSYEHFYVIYCKFWELDTDHDLFIDQKDLARYNEHASSNRITERIFSGAVTRGNSVQKEGRMSYADFVWFLISEEDKKNPTSIEYWFKCMDIDGDGVLSMYELEYFYEEQCERMEGMGIEPLPFHDLLCQMLDLVKCADQGKITLRDLKHCRMAHIFYDTFFNLEKYLDHEQRDPFAVQKDVENDGPEPSDWDKYAAEEYEVLVAEETANEQLQEGTFEDDYESDELTVASEIGNKGDKLVISDLSA, encoded by the exons ATGATGATCAAGGAGGCTTCTTTGAGGAGGGATCCTGACTTGCGGGGCGAGCTAGCTTTTCTTGCTAGAGGATGTGACTTTGTCCTCCCCTCTCGCTTCAAGAAGAGGCTCAAGTCCTTCCAGCAAGCGCAG gtcCAAATCAAGCAAGAGAAGAAACCCGGAACTCCTCCCCCAGCACCTGCAGTCTCTGCCCCCAGTCCACGCACACCGACCCCTCCTCCAGTAAACAAGGTGGTCATCACCGCCCCCATCTCCATAAACATTCCACGCTTCTATTTCCCCAAAGGACTTCCAAACCCTACTGCCAACCTCGACGAGACCATTGCCAAGATTGAAGTAGCGTTCGCAGAGTTAGAGGAAGAGAAAGCTGATATTTATGAAATGGGAAAGATCGCTAAG gcatGCAATTGTCCGCTATACTGGAAGGCCCTGATGTTTAATGCTGCTGGAGGCGAAAGGACAGGATTTGTTTCTGTCCACGCATTCATAGCGATGTGGAGGAA GTTATTGCACAGCTGCTATGATGATGCATCAAAGTTTGTTTACCTGTTAGTCAGACCTGGCTGTACCTACCTTGAACAGGAAGACTTCATCCCATTATTGCAG gATATTGTGGACACTCATCCAGGTTTGACGTTTTTGAAGGATGCCCCTGAATTCCATTCTCGGTACATTACCACG GTAATTCAGCGGATATTCTACACAGTCAACCGGTCCTGGTCAGGGAAAATCACCATGAATGAGCTGAGACGAAGCAACTTCCTGCAA ACCCTTGCTCTTCTGGAGGAGGAGGACGATATCAACCAGATTACAGATTATTTCTCCTATGAACACTTCTACGTGATCTACTGTAAATTCTGGGAGCTGGACACAGACCATGATCTTTTCATCGACCAGAAGGACCTGGCCAGGTATAATGAACATG CTTCATCGAATAGAATTACTGAGAGAATATTCTCTGGAGCGGTAACaag GGGGAACTCTGTGCAGAAAGAAGGCCGGATGAGCTATGCAGATTTTGTCTGGTTTCTGATCTCTGAAGAGGATAAGAAGAATCCCACCAG TATTGAGTACTGGTTCAAGTGCATGGACATCGATGGAGATGGAGTGCTCTCCATGTATGAGCTTGAGTATTTCTATGAGGAGCAATGCGAGAGAATGGAAGGGATGGGCATTGAACCACTGCCATTCCACGACCTGCTCTGTCAGATGCTGGATCTAGTGAAATGTGCAGACCAAG GTAAAATAACTCTTCGGGATCTGAAGCACTGCAGAATGGCGCATATATTCTACGACACCTTCTTTAACTTGGAGAAGTACCTGGACCATGAACAGAGAGATCCATTTGCTGTGCAAAAG GATGTAGAGAACGATGGTCCAGAGCCGTCAGACTGGGATAAGTACGCAGCTGAAGAATACGAGGTCCTGGTGGCTGAAGAGACAGCCAATGAGCAGTTACAGGAAGG GACATTTGAAGACGATTATGAATCTGACGAACTCACGGTCGCATCAGAAATCGGAAACAAGGGGGACAAACTTGTCATTTCAGACCTTTCAGCATAA